The proteins below are encoded in one region of Lujinxingia sediminis:
- a CDS encoding lamin tail domain-containing protein, with product MRARWLTAGLLVAAAAGCVDTSDPGASSEQVLYRWETDGEPTTGERGNMLVNEINWAGSVSDDKSYDPDDVFIELLNKNPRPVNVSGWNLEIGGDYSRSFRLPKMEEPIQPNEFFVIAAKADGAFGAEADVILEGLKLGKRAVYVNLRDADRRLMDSGGSREEYIFAGSYDLVTTRSMERTQVLFGNRGNQDRAWTSNIDDVMGTGGERKIAEGWRTYTMASPGQANSADYTGSNTSGGFE from the coding sequence ATGAGAGCGCGATGGTTAACAGCGGGGCTGCTGGTGGCAGCCGCCGCAGGGTGTGTAGACACCTCCGACCCGGGGGCCTCCTCCGAGCAGGTGCTCTACCGCTGGGAGACCGATGGCGAGCCGACCACCGGTGAGCGCGGCAACATGTTGGTCAATGAGATCAACTGGGCCGGGAGCGTCTCCGACGATAAGTCCTACGACCCGGACGACGTCTTTATTGAGCTGCTCAACAAGAACCCCCGGCCGGTCAATGTCTCGGGCTGGAACCTGGAGATCGGCGGCGATTACTCGCGCAGCTTCCGTCTGCCGAAGATGGAAGAGCCGATTCAGCCCAATGAATTCTTTGTGATCGCGGCCAAAGCCGACGGCGCCTTCGGGGCCGAGGCGGATGTGATCCTCGAAGGGCTGAAGCTGGGTAAGCGCGCGGTGTACGTGAACCTGCGCGACGCCGACCGCCGCCTGATGGATTCGGGTGGCTCTCGCGAGGAGTACATCTTTGCCGGGAGCTACGACCTGGTGACGACGCGCTCGATGGAGCGCACCCAGGTGCTCTTTGGCAACCGCGGCAACCAGGACCGGGCCTGGACCTCGAACATCGATGATGTGATGGGCACCGGCGGCGAGCGCAAGATCGCCGAGGGTTGGCGCACCTACACGATGGCCAGTCCGGGTCAGGCCAACAGCGCCGACTACACCGGCAGCAACACCAGCGGGGGCTTTGAGTGA
- a CDS encoding phospholipase D-like domain-containing protein: MVIRGMASMARTLVLAALALSAAACGLNDPGDLDTLDTPSVEVFFNSPGFKRGTEFNRKPSEFITERIDAARVSVDAAVYGFNKQNIVDALVRAHYRGVRVRLVADAGEYSRGSYGYDIMEQHKVPIQTGNQFHIMHDKFFVVDNRFVFVGTGNISNSEFTYNNNNWVWFDNVAHAELYTAEFEQMFDGRFSAAKHPTTLPNVFQIGDTEVEVLFSPQDDAMGKILEELKNVDTSIYFTIFAFTKDQVASEFIARQREFEAYNEANGFDTLPPLERPKGVVGVLDRSQLHGNGQYHQGYRLAANGIPMRLDGNENSGLPGDYQAGGGRLHAKTMILDAGTPNARVITGSFNWSSAATISNDEILIILRGERITNQYLEEFYNIWNTGKDISTAMCTLMKDSDALTCDDEVRPGDVVFSEVHFDGWNGERDPSDHNCGGGNDLDCRRRVTNDQFVELYNTTDKPINLSMWTLSNGQDVTMGFTPGTVIDPGEYFLVLDHNTVPLSERDPQRGEHAFTNPDFVLNTANDPRFRRLNLKSGSMQLQLRNTRQVVIDRAGDGSPAYFGGREGDTNYSMERIIGADGNVGAGDARSSWKQCAAGQGGENVNEAFRSFIIATPGEPNSP, from the coding sequence ATGGTGATCCGAGGTATGGCAAGCATGGCGCGAACTCTGGTGCTGGCGGCGCTCGCGCTGAGCGCCGCGGCCTGCGGCCTCAACGATCCGGGCGATCTGGACACTCTCGATACGCCCAGCGTCGAGGTCTTCTTCAACTCCCCGGGCTTTAAGCGCGGCACGGAGTTCAACCGTAAGCCCAGCGAATTCATCACCGAGCGCATTGATGCGGCGCGCGTTTCGGTGGATGCGGCGGTGTACGGCTTTAACAAGCAGAACATCGTCGATGCGCTGGTGCGCGCCCACTACCGCGGGGTGCGTGTGCGCCTTGTGGCCGATGCTGGCGAGTACAGCCGCGGGTCCTACGGCTACGACATTATGGAGCAGCACAAGGTGCCGATTCAGACCGGCAACCAGTTCCATATCATGCACGACAAGTTCTTCGTGGTGGACAACCGCTTTGTATTTGTAGGGACCGGGAACATCTCCAACTCCGAGTTCACCTACAACAACAACAACTGGGTGTGGTTCGATAACGTCGCACACGCCGAACTCTACACCGCGGAGTTCGAGCAGATGTTTGACGGACGCTTCTCGGCGGCCAAGCACCCGACCACGCTCCCCAACGTCTTCCAGATCGGGGATACCGAGGTCGAAGTACTCTTTTCGCCGCAAGATGACGCGATGGGTAAGATTCTGGAGGAACTTAAGAACGTCGATACCTCGATTTACTTCACGATCTTTGCGTTCACCAAAGATCAGGTGGCCAGCGAGTTTATCGCCCGCCAGCGGGAGTTCGAGGCGTACAACGAGGCCAACGGGTTTGATACGCTGCCGCCGCTGGAGCGTCCCAAAGGCGTGGTGGGCGTGCTGGACCGCTCGCAGCTGCACGGTAACGGGCAGTACCACCAGGGGTATCGCCTGGCGGCCAACGGCATCCCGATGAGGCTTGACGGCAATGAGAACTCCGGGCTTCCCGGTGACTATCAGGCCGGTGGCGGGCGCCTGCACGCCAAAACGATGATCCTGGACGCCGGTACGCCCAACGCGCGGGTGATCACCGGGAGCTTCAACTGGTCTTCGGCAGCGACGATCTCCAACGACGAGATCCTGATCATCTTGCGTGGTGAGCGCATCACCAACCAGTACCTGGAGGAGTTCTACAACATCTGGAATACCGGTAAGGACATTTCCACGGCGATGTGCACGCTGATGAAGGATAGCGACGCGTTGACCTGCGATGATGAGGTTCGGCCCGGTGATGTGGTCTTCAGCGAGGTGCACTTCGACGGATGGAACGGGGAGCGCGATCCCTCCGACCACAACTGCGGTGGTGGAAACGATCTGGACTGCCGTCGTCGGGTGACCAACGACCAGTTTGTCGAGCTCTACAACACCACCGATAAGCCGATTAACCTCTCGATGTGGACGTTGAGTAACGGTCAGGACGTCACCATGGGCTTTACGCCCGGTACCGTCATCGATCCCGGGGAGTACTTCCTGGTGCTCGATCACAACACGGTGCCTCTCTCCGAGCGTGATCCGCAGCGGGGTGAGCATGCGTTTACCAACCCGGACTTTGTGCTGAACACGGCCAACGATCCGCGTTTCCGCCGCCTCAACCTCAAGAGCGGCTCGATGCAGCTGCAGCTTCGCAATACGCGCCAGGTCGTCATCGATCGCGCCGGCGATGGATCTCCGGCCTATTTTGGCGGGCGAGAAGGTGATACAAACTACTCGATGGAACGCATCATCGGTGCCGACGGTAACGTGGGTGCTGGCGACGCACGCTCGAGCTGGAAGCAATGCGCGGCCGGTCAGGGCGGGGAAAACGTCAACGAGGCGTTCCGCAGCTTTATCATCGCCACCCCTGGTGAGCCCAATTCTCCGTGA